A single Thermoanaerobacterium sp. RBIITD DNA region contains:
- a CDS encoding PqqD family protein, with amino-acid sequence MDKYIPLINKNNIIKEYTDNDSQIIIPKLLFNNEKIELNKTAKFIYDSINGERCIKEIISLFYQRYKVISLEVVQEDVEQVLFMLWRFGIVGWVDNKNPYKYQYFKSFGEHTIEFTLLETVSEFLVQSSKCEYEYCNPYRYRKNIIQRSFLEQAIVNNFAYSFIIRKQEEIVFLGIVSFDYQDFALTLDYLAVTKIELAKEIDNKKMSLFLSWIENRITHKNAGFSKKRNKAINWLILLEHNNQLFNQYLDNMNPDKRFLLTDETIDGDTVMYLFRRKVS; translated from the coding sequence GTGGACAAGTATATTCCCTTAATTAATAAAAATAATATTATTAAAGAATATACCGATAATGATTCTCAAATAATTATACCCAAATTGCTTTTTAATAATGAGAAGATTGAGCTAAATAAAACTGCAAAGTTTATTTATGATTCTATTAATGGTGAGAGATGTATTAAAGAAATTATTAGTTTATTCTATCAACGTTATAAGGTTATATCATTGGAAGTAGTGCAAGAAGATGTAGAGCAAGTTTTATTTATGTTATGGAGATTTGGAATTGTTGGTTGGGTAGATAATAAAAATCCATATAAATATCAATATTTTAAATCCTTTGGTGAACACACTATCGAATTTACTTTATTAGAGACTGTATCTGAATTTTTAGTTCAAAGTAGTAAATGTGAGTACGAGTATTGTAATCCTTATAGATATAGAAAGAATATTATTCAGAGGAGTTTTTTAGAACAGGCGATTGTTAATAATTTTGCATATAGCTTTATCATAAGAAAACAAGAGGAAATTGTGTTTTTGGGAATAGTTAGTTTTGATTATCAGGATTTTGCATTAACTTTAGATTATCTTGCAGTAACTAAAATTGAACTTGCAAAAGAAATTGACAACAAAAAAATGTCCTTATTTTTAAGTTGGATTGAAAATAGAATTACGCATAAAAATGCAGGATTTTCAAAGAAAAGGAACAAGGCAATCAATTGGCTGATTTTATTAGAACATAATAATCAACTATTCAATCAATACTTAGATAATATGAACCCAGATAAGAGATTTTTATTAACTGATGAAACGATTGATGGTGACACTGTTATGTATTTATTTAGAAGAAAGGTATCCTAA
- a CDS encoding SdpI family protein, giving the protein MFKGYKKILYWACFFIPFIVIFFLYQDIQDSIFGINKVSFIVYYFVVNLITLLFTNYRAKKISSEQNQKLLNKIDWLFVMVISIFPCVLILYSTNINLSLNFPKVVSVICGLIFLGFSFTFTKLERNEVIGIKTKWTLKSDEVWNKTHRVGAVSWMLGGSIFIANIFAKSQTMYLIAIIIGLILVIFVPILYSYYLAKKL; this is encoded by the coding sequence ATGTTTAAAGGATATAAGAAGATTTTATATTGGGCATGCTTTTTTATACCATTCATCGTTATATTTTTCTTGTACCAAGATATCCAAGATTCAATATTTGGAATTAATAAAGTATCATTTATTGTTTACTATTTCGTAGTTAATCTAATAACATTGCTATTTACTAATTACAGGGCAAAAAAGATTTCTAGTGAACAGAATCAGAAATTATTAAATAAAATAGATTGGCTATTTGTAATGGTTATAAGTATTTTCCCATGCGTCTTGATTTTATATTCAACAAATATAAATCTTAGTTTGAATTTTCCAAAAGTGGTTTCAGTAATATGTGGATTGATATTTTTAGGGTTTTCATTTACGTTTACTAAGTTAGAGCGTAATGAGGTTATAGGTATAAAAACAAAATGGACTTTAAAAAGTGATGAAGTATGGAATAAAACTCATAGGGTAGGTGCAGTTTCCTGGATGCTAGGAGGTAGTATTTTTATAGCTAATATTTTTGCAAAATCACAAACTATGTATTTAATTGCAATAATTATAGGATTGATTCTAGTAATTTTTGTTCCAATATTATATTCTTATTATCTGGCAAAAAAACTATAA
- the istB gene encoding IS21-like element helper ATPase IstB, whose amino-acid sequence MNKKEISKEIEQFATSLKLPGIKKYFREDTKDAAARDISYEEYLYGLLQKEYDLRQEHAKENRIRLANFPYKKYLEDLKVEYLPDDANRKLKILSSLEFIKNGQNVILAGNPGTGKTHIAIGLGIKACLAGYRVLFTTIPTLINQLKESRSERTLHTFENKFAKYDLVIADELGYISFDKEGSELLFTNLSLRAGRKSTIITTNLSFERWAEIFQDPVMTAAMVDRLTHKAYLVNMNGNSYRLKETEEWIKSQNIA is encoded by the coding sequence ATGAATAAAAAAGAAATATCAAAAGAAATAGAACAATTTGCAACAAGCTTAAAACTACCAGGGATAAAGAAATATTTTAGAGAAGATACAAAAGATGCTGCAGCAAGAGATATAAGCTATGAAGAATACTTATACGGATTGCTCCAGAAAGAATATGATCTAAGACAGGAACATGCGAAAGAAAATCGTATAAGACTAGCTAATTTTCCATACAAAAAATATCTAGAAGACCTAAAAGTAGAGTATCTACCAGATGATGCGAATAGAAAATTAAAGATATTAAGTTCACTTGAATTTATTAAGAATGGACAAAATGTAATACTTGCAGGAAATCCAGGTACAGGCAAAACACATATAGCAATAGGACTAGGCATAAAAGCTTGTTTGGCAGGATATAGAGTACTATTCACAACAATTCCAACTTTAATAAATCAATTAAAAGAAAGTAGATCAGAAAGAACATTACACACTTTTGAAAACAAATTTGCGAAATACGATCTAGTAATAGCAGACGAACTTGGCTATATCTCTTTTGACAAAGAGGGATCTGAGCTTTTATTTACAAACTTATCATTAAGAGCAGGAAGAAAATCAACGATAATAACAACAAACTTATCATTTGAAAGGTGGGCTGAAATATTTCAAGATCCAGTGATGACAGCAGCGATGGTAGATAGACTAACACATAAAGCCTATTTAGTAAATATGAATGGAAATTCATATAGACTTAAAGAAACGGAGGAATGGATAAAGAGTCAGAATATTGCTTAA
- the istA gene encoding IS21 family transposase, which yields MELISLKDKQEIILSYIRDGKSQRQISRETGIDRKVIRKYIKKYEEKRRDLINEWKIDVNTDIQEIIDDIVEKPKYNIENRHKIKLTEEVINRIKFYLRENEQKRYLGQSKQQKKKIDIYNALREEGYDIGYTSVCQAINKILNEQKEAYIKAEYQLGDVCEFDWGEVKLFIKSELKTFQMAVFTSAKGNYRFAKLFPKQDTSCFQEAHVSFFEDIKGVYHTVVYDNAKVMVKKFVGRSEKEPTKGLLKLSIYYCFKFRFCNTYRGNEKGHVERSVEFIRRKAFSNKDYFDSLEEANNYLYEVCKKLNNTKNHLKDNKSPAEILEEERPYLLPQLPPFDAARCEDLRADKYSTIVIDSCHYSVPDAYVGKIIFTKIYSHKILCYYDNVKIAEHERIYGFNEWSIKIEHYLNTLKKKPGALPSSTALKQADPRLQNIYHTYYTTREKEFIDLLQYVGIVGMQKILDAIEKLRKIDPIDITTDKIKIICERKVDEYIEKTKTNNEIEDKSKEMLKEFGNLIPKEAENFKEEAVI from the coding sequence ATGGAGTTGATTTCTTTGAAAGACAAACAGGAAATAATATTATCATATATAAGAGATGGTAAATCTCAAAGACAGATATCTAGAGAAACTGGTATTGATAGAAAAGTTATTAGAAAATATATTAAAAAATATGAAGAAAAGAGAAGGGACTTGATAAATGAATGGAAAATAGATGTAAATACAGATATTCAAGAGATTATTGATGATATAGTTGAAAAACCTAAGTACAACATTGAAAACAGGCATAAGATAAAGTTAACTGAGGAAGTGATAAATCGCATAAAATTTTATCTTAGAGAAAATGAGCAAAAAAGGTATTTAGGACAGTCCAAACAACAAAAAAAGAAAATTGATATATATAATGCCTTAAGAGAAGAAGGCTATGACATAGGTTATACATCCGTTTGCCAAGCAATAAATAAGATATTAAATGAGCAAAAAGAAGCATATATAAAGGCGGAATATCAACTTGGAGATGTGTGTGAATTCGACTGGGGTGAAGTCAAATTATTTATAAAAAGCGAGTTAAAAACATTTCAGATGGCGGTATTTACAAGTGCCAAAGGCAATTACAGATTTGCAAAACTTTTTCCAAAACAAGATACTTCATGCTTTCAAGAAGCACATGTATCATTCTTTGAAGATATAAAAGGCGTTTATCATACTGTAGTATATGACAATGCAAAAGTTATGGTTAAAAAATTTGTAGGAAGGAGTGAAAAAGAACCAACAAAAGGACTTTTAAAACTATCAATATATTACTGCTTTAAATTTAGATTTTGCAATACATATCGAGGCAATGAAAAAGGACACGTTGAAAGAAGCGTAGAATTTATAAGAAGAAAGGCATTTTCTAATAAAGACTACTTTGACTCATTGGAAGAAGCTAATAACTATCTTTATGAAGTATGTAAAAAGCTGAATAATACAAAAAATCATTTAAAAGACAATAAGTCACCTGCAGAGATACTTGAAGAAGAGAGACCGTATTTGCTGCCGCAATTACCACCATTTGATGCAGCAAGATGTGAAGACTTGCGGGCAGATAAATATTCAACAATAGTTATAGACTCATGTCATTATTCTGTACCGGATGCTTATGTCGGTAAAATCATATTTACAAAAATATATTCGCATAAAATACTTTGCTATTATGACAATGTAAAAATTGCCGAACATGAGCGAATATACGGATTTAACGAATGGTCAATAAAAATAGAGCACTACTTGAATACACTAAAGAAAAAACCTGGGGCCCTGCCTTCAAGCACAGCGCTTAAACAGGCAGACCCAAGGTTGCAAAATATCTACCATACCTATTATACCACCAGGGAGAAAGAATTCATAGATCTCTTGCAATATGTAGGTATAGTAGGTATGCAAAAAATACTTGATGCTATTGAGAAATTGAGAAAAATAGATCCAATTGATATTACAACAGATAAAATAAAAATAATATGCGAAAGAAAGGTTGATGAATATATAGAAAAGACAAAAACAAATAATGAAATAGAAGATAAATCAAAAGAAATGCTGAAAGAATTCGGCAATTTAATACCTAAAGAGGCCGAAAATTTCAAAGAGGAGGCCGTCATTTAA
- a CDS encoding LuxR C-terminal-related transcriptional regulator: MLAKGYKELAISREIGIKPVTVKYHKRKIIEKLCVKSIQKAVTKAVKLNLIDID; this comes from the coding sequence ATGCTTGCAAAGGGTTATAAAGAATTGGCCATATCAAGAGAGATTGGAATTAAACCAGTTACTGTAAAATATCATAAGAGGAAAATAATTGAGAAGCTATGCGTAAAAAGCATTCAGAAAGCAGTTACAAAAGCGGTTAAATTAAATTTAATAGATATAGATTAA
- a CDS encoding DUF1648 domain-containing protein: MYKNRPVLKLKFSTFEKVIEIIVIINLILELLLFIRYWPYLPNKVPIHYSLSGNPYSWGSKGTLFLIPIVSILLYFMFSYISRFPHIFNYIPEITEENAERQYRNARTLMTCLKVEVIFLLSFILYKDIYIALGKFKELGIGSIAILLIIIFVTIVYFIIKSIELR, from the coding sequence ATGTATAAAAATAGGCCTGTTTTAAAGTTAAAATTTTCAACATTTGAAAAAGTTATCGAAATAATAGTAATAATTAATCTCATTTTAGAATTATTACTATTTATTAGGTATTGGCCATATCTTCCAAATAAAGTTCCAATACATTATAGTTTATCTGGTAATCCATATTCTTGGGGTAGCAAAGGAACTCTTTTTTTAATACCTATAGTGAGCATTTTATTATATTTTATGTTTTCATATATAAGTAGATTTCCTCATATATTTAATTATATTCCTGAAATTACTGAGGAAAATGCAGAGCGCCAATATAGAAATGCGCGTACGCTTATGACTTGTTTAAAGGTAGAGGTTATTTTTTTGCTTTCGTTTATCTTATATAAAGATATATATATAGCTTTAGGGAAGTTTAAAGAACTTGGAATCGGGTCTATTGCTATTTTATTGATAATAATTTTTGTTACAATAGTATATTTTATTATAAAATCAATAGAACTAAGGTGA
- a CDS encoding BglG family transcription antiterminator, translated as MISLTKRQIEFIKLLLEETNYKTIKSFADLLNASNKTIQKDLRVIEKYLNKFNIMLDRKRGTGIMIVNAKNAKWLLLNDLERQERKHENISIKERRIEIIKNLLISSHMSTSIQKLSDMYYVSKTSIVNDLSYIEKWISQFNLKLEKNIKGTRIVGTENDIRRAIESLLIEYSKEVDKDWTIEELSTRIDASTLNALLEIFEKDKIIYVNELLVKLEKKYNCLLNDPYYINILTHILISLTRGLEGKQIEVDIAKRSDNLKYEKAYEEAKNIVNQINKDFQTQLGESEIYYLYQYFISSGLVKNMSENANEVLNELNQRANIFAKKVTSFMEKIMNINILNDEIVMEGLLMHIRPMLNRLDYDIQISNPVIGDIIEEYPDILNICKAAVLMATYDLKLKTIPMDEIGYLALYYQLALERSIVKRRILVVCQSGYGTSQLLSTRIRRAFPDWEIVDILSVSMLKERNMDDIDFIVSTVPIDIREKPYILVSTFLNDQDIQNIYKLLVEKPVKTDRKQIGTLYINQYLTEENIYFNKQYDEVVEQLNKKYQTNINFHEISLGDDIKVEMGFYSKQPILAIALNDIRKLKKQIVFYIAMDNTDIITHLLSEIYHLHTFEGSMYYLKKCVNRKDVKSYFELNEGEMKIMATDLAKVIKIETIKLDMEAKTKDEVLRELTTLLYNAGALSDKEAFLDDVYYRERLGSTGIGNGIAIPHGKSKFVSKTSLAIGRTKTDIEWETLDNKPVRFIILFAVKEENRDSAHIRLLSQVATKLADDEVCERLQKVKTPEEIYQIFAGE; from the coding sequence TTGATTAGTCTTACTAAACGCCAGATAGAATTTATAAAATTATTATTGGAAGAAACAAATTATAAAACAATTAAAAGCTTTGCTGATTTATTAAATGCTTCCAATAAAACCATTCAAAAGGATCTAAGGGTGATAGAGAAATATCTGAATAAATTTAATATTATGTTAGACCGTAAACGAGGTACAGGCATTATGATTGTAAATGCAAAAAATGCCAAATGGCTTTTACTTAACGATCTTGAGAGACAAGAAAGAAAGCATGAAAATATTTCAATCAAAGAACGCAGGATTGAAATTATTAAAAACTTGTTGATTAGTTCACATATGAGTACTTCTATACAAAAACTTTCCGATATGTATTACGTTAGTAAGACGAGCATAGTAAATGATTTGAGTTATATTGAAAAATGGATATCACAATTTAACCTCAAACTGGAGAAAAACATAAAAGGGACTAGGATAGTAGGAACAGAAAATGATATTCGAAGAGCTATTGAATCTCTCCTAATTGAATACTCGAAGGAAGTGGATAAAGATTGGACTATTGAAGAGCTGTCAACGCGCATTGATGCATCTACATTAAATGCATTATTAGAAATTTTTGAAAAAGATAAGATTATTTATGTTAATGAACTTCTTGTTAAATTGGAAAAGAAATATAATTGTCTCTTGAATGATCCTTATTACATCAACATTTTGACTCATATTTTGATTTCATTGACCAGGGGGTTGGAAGGAAAGCAAATAGAGGTAGATATTGCAAAAAGGTCCGATAATTTGAAATATGAAAAAGCTTATGAAGAGGCGAAAAATATTGTTAATCAAATTAACAAAGATTTTCAGACACAATTAGGAGAATCAGAAATTTACTATTTATATCAATATTTTATCTCTTCTGGATTAGTGAAAAATATGAGTGAGAATGCTAATGAGGTTTTAAATGAATTAAATCAAAGGGCGAATATTTTTGCAAAAAAAGTGACATCTTTTATGGAAAAAATTATGAATATAAATATTTTAAATGATGAAATCGTAATGGAAGGGTTATTGATGCATATACGTCCTATGCTGAACCGACTCGACTACGATATTCAAATATCAAATCCAGTAATAGGAGACATTATAGAAGAATATCCGGACATTTTGAATATATGTAAAGCAGCTGTATTAATGGCAACATATGATTTAAAGCTAAAAACGATTCCGATGGATGAGATAGGATATTTGGCATTATATTATCAACTAGCATTAGAACGATCAATTGTTAAAAGACGTATCCTGGTTGTATGCCAAAGTGGTTATGGAACATCACAATTGTTAAGTACAAGGATCCGGAGGGCTTTTCCGGATTGGGAAATTGTAGATATTTTATCAGTTAGCATGTTAAAAGAACGTAACATGGATGATATTGATTTTATTGTATCAACAGTACCAATAGATATTAGAGAAAAACCTTATATCCTTGTATCTACGTTTTTAAATGATCAGGATATTCAAAATATATACAAACTTTTAGTAGAAAAACCAGTGAAAACTGATAGAAAACAAATAGGTACATTATATATTAACCAATATCTAACAGAGGAAAATATTTATTTCAATAAGCAGTATGATGAGGTTGTTGAACAATTAAATAAAAAATACCAGACCAATATCAATTTTCACGAAATTTCACTTGGTGATGACATAAAAGTGGAAATGGGATTCTATAGCAAGCAACCTATTTTAGCAATTGCATTGAATGATATCAGGAAACTGAAGAAGCAAATCGTATTTTATATAGCAATGGATAATACTGATATAATAACTCATTTATTATCAGAAATATATCATCTTCATACCTTTGAAGGGTCCATGTACTATTTAAAAAAATGTGTGAATAGAAAAGATGTGAAGAGTTATTTTGAATTGAATGAAGGAGAAATGAAGATTATGGCAACTGATTTAGCAAAAGTAATTAAAATTGAAACAATCAAACTTGATATGGAAGCAAAAACAAAAGACGAAGTATTACGGGAATTAACGACATTACTATATAATGCAGGAGCTTTATCAGACAAGGAAGCTTTCTTGGATGATGTATACTACAGAGAACGTTTGGGTTCTACAGGTATTGGCAATGGGATAGCAATTCCTCATGGAAAATCAAAATTTGTTAGTAAAACATCATTAGCTATAGGTAGAACTAAAACAGACATTGAATGGGAAACATTAGATAATAAACCGGTACGCTTTATTATTTTGTTTGCTGTGAAAGAGGAGAACAGGGATAGTGCTCATATTCGTTTACTTTCACAAGTGGCGACAAAATTAGCAGATGATGAAGTATGTGAAAGGCTACAAAAAGTGAAAACACCTGAAGAGATTTATCAAATATTTGCAGGAGAATAA
- a CDS encoding PTS fructose transporter subunit IIB: MKIVGIAACTSGIAHTYIAKEKLVRAAQSLGHEIHIETQGTIGTEDELKVSDIAEADVVIIAADIKVKGRERFSGKKVIDVPTEVAIKSPKALINKIQQELGL, encoded by the coding sequence ATGAAGATTGTAGGAATTGCAGCTTGTACATCTGGAATTGCGCATACTTATATAGCAAAAGAAAAATTGGTGCGCGCTGCACAAAGTTTGGGACATGAAATTCACATTGAAACTCAAGGAACTATTGGAACAGAAGATGAACTTAAAGTAAGTGATATTGCAGAAGCTGATGTTGTAATCATCGCAGCTGATATCAAAGTAAAGGGCAGAGAACGCTTTTCAGGCAAAAAAGTCATTGATGTTCCTACTGAAGTTGCAATTAAGTCTCCAAAAGCACTGATTAATAAAATCCAACAAGAATTAGGATTATAA
- a CDS encoding PTS fructose transporter subunit IIC, translated as MLKNLQLKKHALTGVSFMLPLVVASGLLIAIGNLAGGNPSIIKDYKDSYTIWQAAVSLGVFGMGLIPAVMSAAIAYSIADRPGIAPGLLMGMIANAIGAGFLGGMLGGYLTGYFVNFLKNNLKLPKWAQGLMPMMIIPLLSSIVIGLLMFFVIGGPIASASRSLTNFLRSMNGGSKVIFGAIMGAMAAFDFGGPVNKVASLFADGLLAEGIYGPEAIKICASMIPPFGVTLSWLIKKSRYSKQEAENIKIAFPMGICMITEGVIPIAAVDPIRVIFSCSFGAAIGGILIMLLGVGSPVPSGGMFIVPAMHNPLGFLIALSVGSIITAILLVFLKKDAIEEDTKEDEDEEELDLSSIKIN; from the coding sequence ATGTTAAAAAACTTACAGTTAAAGAAACATGCGTTAACGGGTGTTTCATTTATGCTTCCACTAGTTGTGGCATCTGGCTTATTAATTGCAATTGGCAATCTAGCGGGAGGAAATCCATCTATAATTAAAGATTACAAAGACTCCTATACGATTTGGCAGGCAGCTGTATCACTTGGTGTATTTGGTATGGGGTTAATTCCAGCAGTAATGAGTGCAGCAATTGCTTATTCTATTGCTGATCGTCCTGGCATTGCACCTGGCTTATTGATGGGTATGATTGCTAATGCTATTGGTGCTGGTTTCCTTGGTGGCATGCTTGGTGGATACCTCACTGGCTATTTTGTGAATTTCTTAAAAAACAATCTAAAACTTCCAAAATGGGCACAAGGGTTAATGCCAATGATGATTATTCCATTACTTTCTTCAATTGTAATCGGTTTATTGATGTTTTTTGTAATCGGTGGACCTATTGCGTCAGCTTCAAGAAGCTTGACAAACTTCCTACGTTCTATGAATGGAGGCTCTAAAGTAATATTTGGTGCTATTATGGGTGCTATGGCTGCATTTGATTTTGGCGGCCCTGTTAACAAAGTTGCATCATTGTTTGCAGATGGTTTGTTAGCAGAGGGGATTTATGGACCAGAAGCAATTAAGATTTGTGCTTCAATGATTCCTCCATTTGGTGTGACATTATCATGGTTGATAAAAAAATCAAGATACAGTAAACAGGAAGCTGAGAACATCAAAATTGCATTCCCAATGGGTATTTGTATGATTACAGAAGGTGTTATTCCAATTGCGGCAGTTGATCCAATACGTGTTATTTTCTCTTGTTCTTTCGGCGCAGCAATCGGTGGTATCTTGATTATGCTATTAGGAGTCGGTTCTCCTGTTCCTTCAGGTGGTATGTTTATTGTTCCTGCTATGCATAACCCACTTGGTTTCTTAATCGCTTTAAGTGTAGGCTCAATAATTACTGCAATTCTTTTGGTATTTTTAAAAAAGGATGCAATAGAAGAAGATACTAAGGAAGATGAAGATGAAGAAGAACTTGATTTATCAAGCATTAAAATAAATTAA
- a CDS encoding class II fructose-bisphosphate aldolase, with protein MYVSMTEMLKKANQNNYAVMAINCFNIETARAVIKAAELENAPIIINVVQEHLLNHCDSGLITPIVKILASRTNIKVALNFDHGQDVLLLKKAIDDGFSSVMVDASRFGLEGNIAMTKEIVQYAHPKGVSVEGEIGCMGATEGANFTVNDMYTNPKEALRFVRETGIDALAISIGSSHGNYPKGMVPKFDFERLKVIKELTKMPLVLHGGSGSGEDNILKSVKYGINKINVGCDFMNANIAAIKARLKENPDINYYVLMHQVEQDSINLVRYYIKLSGSQNKN; from the coding sequence ATGTATGTTTCAATGACAGAAATGTTGAAAAAAGCTAACCAGAATAATTATGCTGTAATGGCAATTAACTGCTTTAATATAGAAACAGCGAGAGCTGTTATAAAAGCCGCTGAATTGGAAAATGCTCCTATTATTATCAATGTGGTTCAAGAGCATTTGTTAAACCATTGTGATAGTGGATTAATAACTCCCATTGTAAAAATACTTGCTAGCAGAACCAATATAAAAGTTGCTTTAAATTTTGACCACGGGCAAGATGTACTATTACTTAAGAAAGCAATTGACGATGGATTTTCTTCGGTAATGGTAGATGCATCTCGCTTTGGCTTGGAAGGAAATATTGCCATGACAAAAGAAATTGTACAATATGCACATCCCAAAGGAGTAAGCGTAGAGGGTGAAATTGGGTGTATGGGAGCTACTGAGGGAGCTAATTTTACGGTAAACGATATGTATACAAATCCTAAAGAAGCATTACGTTTTGTAAGAGAGACAGGAATTGACGCTCTGGCTATCTCAATTGGTTCATCTCATGGTAATTATCCTAAAGGCATGGTTCCAAAGTTTGATTTTGAACGATTAAAAGTCATTAAAGAATTAACAAAAATGCCATTAGTACTTCATGGAGGTTCGGGCTCTGGTGAAGATAATATATTGAAATCTGTGAAATATGGTATCAATAAAATTAATGTGGGATGTGATTTCATGAATGCTAATATTGCAGCAATTAAAGCAAGGCTGAAGGAAAATCCAGATATTAATTATTATGTATTAATGCACCAAGTTGAGCAGGACAGTATAAATTTAGTAAGATATTATATCAAACTGTCCGGCTCTCAAAATAAAAATTAA
- a CDS encoding ketose-bisphosphate aldolase, with translation MLMNMKQLLKVAQENHFAVPAFNTSSNMILKGVMEACHEKQAPVIIAIHPDELSFVEDSFVASVIEEAYKSDVPVAIHLDHGATFEQIVHAIRCGFTSVMIDASQMPFEDNIAITKKVVETAHAVNVSVEAELGTIGKTGNDIEPSNDKIIYTDPALAKEFVEKTGVDTLAIAIGTAHGIYPKNMKPKLRLDLLKVLRDTINIPLVLHGGSSNPDDEIAESVKIGISKINISSDIKEAFYRRCREVLQDPVIREPNEIYPPCIKAMKEVIYHKIDLFNDADKVKFYK, from the coding sequence ATGTTAATGAACATGAAACAGTTACTAAAAGTAGCTCAGGAAAATCACTTTGCAGTACCAGCTTTCAACACAAGCAGTAATATGATATTAAAAGGTGTGATGGAAGCGTGCCATGAAAAACAAGCTCCAGTTATTATAGCAATACATCCGGATGAATTGTCATTTGTAGAAGACAGTTTTGTAGCTAGTGTCATAGAAGAAGCATATAAATCTGATGTACCAGTTGCTATCCACTTAGATCATGGCGCAACCTTTGAACAGATAGTTCATGCAATAAGATGTGGATTCACATCCGTTATGATTGATGCTTCCCAAATGCCATTTGAAGATAATATCGCAATTACAAAAAAAGTAGTTGAGACTGCGCATGCTGTAAATGTTTCTGTAGAAGCAGAACTTGGAACAATCGGTAAGACAGGTAACGATATAGAACCCTCAAATGACAAGATCATTTATACAGATCCTGCGCTAGCAAAAGAATTTGTTGAAAAAACTGGCGTAGATACATTGGCAATAGCTATAGGAACAGCTCATGGTATCTATCCTAAAAATATGAAACCAAAATTAAGATTAGACTTGTTAAAGGTTTTAAGAGATACAATAAATATTCCCTTAGTATTACATGGCGGTTCTTCTAATCCAGACGATGAGATCGCGGAATCTGTAAAAATAGGTATTTCTAAAATTAACATTTCCAGTGATATTAAAGAAGCATTCTATCGAAGATGTCGTGAAGTTTTACAGGATCCTGTTATCCGTGAACCAAATGAAATTTATCCGCCATGTATTAAAGCTATGAAAGAAGTTATATACCATAAGATTGATTTGTTCAATGATGCTGATAAAGTTAAATTCTATAAGTAG